The sequence below is a genomic window from Hyperolius riggenbachi isolate aHypRig1 chromosome 7, aHypRig1.pri, whole genome shotgun sequence.
attttttatcgtaacaaccaatgatttatacaggaaaatcatgacgattaacaaggttgcccaaactttcccatcccactgtatatctaGTGGACAAATATAATGGTGCACTAAACTATTATATTtttccactaaaaaaaaaaaaacctacacatATAAATAGAAATACAGTTAACCCCTTTCTGTTCtccattgttataaaaaaaatcgtAAAAAAATGTCAACGTGATTGAatttaaaagagaatacataaattgttatttATGTATGTTAGAGACTCTATGTTATATTagatttttatatatgtatgccaTAAAGGTATGTTACTGCTATTTTtggaaataaaggcttgtaattattgatcggGTATAGTGAAAAAGCAAAAgataaaatacacctttatttccaaatacaatattgttgccatacattgtactaggtacatcatttaaatgttgtaataactgggacaaatgcgtGGGTTTTATGTTAAGTTGCatgctttattttaaaaatatgatggctgaaaactgagaaataattacatttttattcTTTATATTTCCGCtaaataatatatatgtatataatatgtacaatataatgtatataatatAAACTAATCGTTAgccaaatgtaccacccaaagaaagcctaattagtggcaaaaaagaaaaaacattttggagtgataaatagtgataaagttattggcaaattaatgggaagagcactgaaatgtgaaaattgctatgGGGAAAcaccccttagtggtgaagtggttaaacctgctAAAAAAGTATCATGTCAATTTAGATACTGAGGCCTAATCAAATGGAGCATTATTGATTTGGAACTGTTACTTGGAAAtgtggtggctggataatgtactggtcaAGGGCAccacctctgacataggagaccagatttgagtgttggctcTAGCTATTCATTAagacagtacctattcagtaaggaatcctTGGGCAAGAATCTCTAACACTACGGGGTGGCCAACCGAGCACATCCTTAGTGGTTtcagctctcaagtgctttgactCCACCGGTAGTAAAGCGACATACAAGTTTTAGGATTAGTATCTGGATTATAAATGTTGTCAACATCATGAAAGTTTaaaatcatatacagtatatatatatatataatccaatACTGCGTGCCCTGATTTATTTCGAGGTGTACCATTGCTCTATAATTACTGTTTAGAAAGAAACTGAACTCCACAATGACCAATTTATGATTCTaatgctttaacctcttgacgaccagctaacgccgattggcgtaaactggtcgtctgcgggttaccatggaaacagccgctcgatcgagcggcctttccatgtcagttcacggagggtgtctccgtgaacagccggagagccgccgatcgcagctctccggcaaaatgtaaacaggcggggaagaaatccccgctgtttacatcatacggcgctgctgcgcagcagccccGTAagacagatcggcgatccccggcctctgattggccggggatcgccggcatatgataggctgaagcctatccttcaatgcgcaggacggaactccgtcctgcctattacggagagagggagggagggaggtaaggaggaagagggcggaaatggctgcggaggggggctttgaggagcccccccgccgcaaaacgcagatggccggcggcgatcagacccccccagcaggacatccccctagtggggaaaaaaggggggtagtctgatcgccctgctgcactcctgatcggtgctgcgggctgtagagcccccgcagcaccgatcagtgaaaaatccattggtcggcaagtggttaaaggccggTTCCTTTACAGAGTTCGGATTGGCTGGTACCTTAGTAGTATTTTCCTTTTGCATGATCACTAAGAACAATACTATAGTCATTTCAGATCACCCAAATAtaatcaattttttttgcaaGTTGAGTCCTCCATcatgtctggcttactgcaaaacAATTTTCTAAGAACTCATAAAGATTTCACTTCTGACTTGTGTCAGTTCATGTCACTGTTTCTCATGGAAAACATGTTacttttgcatattgtgatatgaTTGATGTGCTTTTGTAGCAGAGTAATTCCATACGTTTGAGATTTGCATTGCTCACCTATTGTATCCGCCGTAGAATGAGCAACCTGTACAGTAGCTGTGATCCTCCTCGCTGGACACTGTTGTGGCTGATCACTGATGCTTGAGCCTGGTTTAGAGACCAGACAACTGACATGGAAATGCTGAAGCTCATAAACATCATCAGGATCACTACGATTGTCATGACCTGGATGACAGGAATCATTCTGAATGCCTCAATTGTTGCTGTTTATATTGGAGGCCGGGCAAATGGCCAGCAATTTAGTGTCTGTGATAAGATTTTCCTCTCTACAGCTCTCCTCAACATTGTCCAGCAATGCTTCATCTCTGCGAATGACATTCTGTATTACTATGCGCTTTATGTGCTATCGGCTAAGGAAATGTACATTCTCCTCTACATCAGTAATTGCTCTCTGATTTATGGCAGTTTTTGGTACAGTGCTTGGCTTTCCATCTACTACTTCTTGACATTGGTCAAATGCTCTCACCATTTCTTCTTCCAGCTGAAGAAGACCTTGTCCTCCTCTATTGTGCAAATTCTTATTACAACATTGTTGGTAATAGTTTTTCTAAATGTACCATGTATCTGGGCAATGGGTATAGCGTTTCCTCAGAATGAGACAATCAACCAATCAGGTAGCAATTACCAAATCACAATTAATCTCCCGTTCACTCTCATTAACTTGGTGTGTGGCTGTTGTATTCCATTCCTGGCAACTCTCTTCTGTATTGGACAGAGTGTGGCATCACTCTTGGATCATGTGAGGAGAGTCCATCAAAATGTATCCCAGTTCACCTCCTCTCCACAGATCCAGGGTCTTCTCCGAGCGGCCAGGACAATGACTCTTCAACtcgtccttaaagggactccgagctcagcaaaaaaagtaaagttgtactcaccagggtctttctccagcccagtgctggtcgggaggtcccacgccggcgtcctggctcctctccttcaccccgctccggtatggctgacaggccgcagcccgggcgacactcggtggagtgtcgggctgcagcttccgcgtatgacgcggattacgtcacacgccggccgcctcgcgtcatcacggcggccggcgtgaaagtactgcgcatgcgcgattaaagcgcgcatgcgcagtactttcacgccggccgccgtgatgacgcgaggcggccggcgtgtgacgtaatccgcgtcatacgcggaagctgcagcccgacactccaccgagtgtcgcccgggctgcggcctgtcagccataccggagcggggtgaaggagaggagccaggacgccggcgtgggacctcccgaccagcactgggctggagaaagaccctggtgagtacaactttactttttttgctgagctcggagtccctttaatacagTACTCTGTGTGACGGTCAGTTCCACGTTTCTAATATCTCCAACTGtaactctttcaggactcatccaGACAACAATCATCATGTCTTTTCCTTCTGCTCAGGCCATGACTTTAGTCCTGGGGAACCCAAAGCTGCGCGATGGATTATTTTGTCGGGCTGTCCCATCTCGAGTCTGAAACTGAATGACCATGTCAAAAGATGAATGGAGGATTTCCACAATACATGTAAATGTGATCCTAAAGGTTATATCAGCTTTTAGAATAGATTTTAGAACAATTTCATATTAAATCTGTGTTTTCTGTTCCTGAAAGTTTAGCATTTTATGGCCCACATTTAAATACACTTTCTGAAGTTGTTTCTAAACCTCCtgttgtgcttaataaaaaaaaattaaaaaacgtgAACTATGAGCAAAGTTATAAAAAAACATTGAAAAGTTTTGCTAAAAATAATATTTGAAGACTAAAACACTCTCAGTAGATATAAATGTGTCAGTTAAGTCAAACAATCTTAAtggtatcctatataataatggcTGTGTCCCTGTATCGTTGCGTTTTGGCCAGCGCGCATGCGCGGCACGCGGGCGGACTTGGGACAGCACAGAAGGGTGGGTGCAGGTGGTGGGCATGTGTGTGTACGTGGGAGCAGGGCCTAtgcgggggtggggggtaggAGAAGAGGGTGACAGGTTCGAGGCCAAGCCCTAGCTTATTTTTAGTCTTCTTATAAAGTATAAAAAATCTTCTGCCCCTACTGGACCATGCATGTCTTGTTATTTCACAatatgagcttgattcactaaacagtgatatgacagatagcacaccttattaaagatatcataccttatcaaagttaacatgtcttatcacAGTAGCATGGTGAGTGAAACGAACTTATGCCtgttaattggcaatggcactcatcctgccctgagcccctgcgggttcgtagcgctcactatgctactctgacaaggcgtgctaactttgataaggtgtgatatctttgataatgtgtgatatttgagttatcacggtttagtgaatcaaagacatgtagtgggacagctttcctcctggtgcagcagcaacaacggatTCAGGAGTAAGAATCCGGTCAGTCACATCTAACACTTCTAgggacaggaacagcttcttccctcaggctgtagccatgcttaatgcagaaccTGGTAcatctgctaggacttgaaagcattgcagca
It includes:
- the LOC137526208 gene encoding taste receptor type 2 member 40-like codes for the protein MLKLINIIRITTIVMTWMTGIILNASIVAVYIGGRANGQQFSVCDKIFLSTALLNIVQQCFISANDILYYYALYVLSAKEMYILLYISNCSLIYGSFWYSAWLSIYYFLTLVKCSHHFFFQLKKTLSSSIVQILITTLLVIVFLNVPCIWAMGIAFPQNETINQSGSNYQITINLPFTLINLVCGCCIPFLATLFCIGQSVASLLDHVRRVHQNVSQFTSSPQIQGLLRAARTMTLQLVLKGTPSSAKKTTIIMSFPSAQAMTLVLGNPKLRDGLFCRAVPSRV